From a region of the Bremerella alba genome:
- a CDS encoding HEAT repeat domain-containing protein, producing MDQQSPLCGILVALILGLTGCASNGAIVDPIIWWDKDDPADLAKYGPTPVQRIEALDNLASSGRSLSPERRSEEAAKIAKALPEEPNEVIRVHMLRSLSKLNSPEAFAAMKSSIFDDDAYVRREAVVALGESQNAEAVDALADVLIRDRDYDVRVAAAKALGEFSTPKAKEALVPALDARDPAMRYAAIESLRKTSSVDYQGDTGKWREFAMGGSPEPPPYSIADQLVPSFLR from the coding sequence ATGGACCAGCAGTCCCCGCTTTGCGGAATTCTGGTAGCCCTTATTTTAGGACTGACCGGATGTGCCTCGAACGGTGCGATCGTCGACCCAATCATTTGGTGGGACAAAGATGATCCAGCGGATCTCGCAAAATACGGCCCGACTCCGGTACAGCGGATCGAAGCGTTGGACAATTTAGCCAGCAGTGGCCGAAGTCTCTCGCCTGAGAGACGCTCGGAAGAAGCTGCGAAGATCGCCAAAGCGCTTCCCGAAGAGCCGAACGAGGTGATCCGCGTTCATATGCTGCGTAGCTTATCTAAATTGAACTCGCCTGAGGCATTTGCGGCGATGAAATCGTCGATCTTCGATGACGACGCCTACGTTCGTCGCGAGGCCGTGGTCGCATTGGGCGAGTCGCAGAATGCTGAAGCGGTCGACGCGTTAGCCGATGTGCTCATCCGCGACCGAGACTACGATGTCCGCGTTGCCGCAGCGAAGGCCTTAGGGGAATTCAGCACACCCAAGGCAAAAGAGGCGCTCGTCCCGGCGCTGGATGCACGCGATCCGGCGATGCGTTATGCGGCGATCGAATCGCTGCGTAAGACGAGCAGCGTCGACTATCAGGGAGACACCGGCAAGTGGCGTGAGTTTGCCATGGGAGGCAGCCCAGAACCTCCGCCGTACTCGATTGCCGATCAGCTTGTGCCAAGCTTCTTGCGGTAG